The following DNA comes from Frankia casuarinae.
CCCGAGAGGCGGTCAGAGTGGACCGCATGACCACTTCGGACCGGTCCGGGCGACGCGCACCGTCCGGAACACGGCCGCCTCCCGGAACACGCCCCGTCCCCCGGGCGCACCCCGCGACTGAATCAGGGTCCGGGGTGTCCCGGCCCGGGGAACGGCCCCGGGACGCGCTTGGCCGCCCCCTTCCCCACGGCGAGACCGGCGTGCCGCCGCTCGCCTCCTCGGCCCCGCTACCGCCGGCCGCGGCGCTCGCCGAGGCCCAGCGACTCCTCGACGCGGGACTTCCCTTCCAGGCACACGAGGTACTCGAAGCCGTCTGGAAGAGTCCGGAGACCGACCCCGGCGAGCGCGGGCTGTGGCGTGGGCTGGCACAGCTCGCCGTCGGCGTCACCCATCTGGCCCGCGGCAACGTCAAGGGCGGCGTGGCCGTGCTGCGGCGCGGCGCGGCGAACCTCATCCCCTACGCGGACCGGCCTCCGCACGGCGTAGCCGTTCCCGGTCTGCTCGCCTGGGTGGACCTGCGGATCGCCGACATCGGCCGGGCCCATCCCGGGCTGCCGTGCATCACCGCCCGGACCGCCCCGGCCGACGGCGGGCCCCGCCTCGTCGGTTAACCCCACCGCGCCACCCGCGGCGCGCCCCTGCCCGTTCTGCCCCGCCGCGGCGGGGCAGAACGGTGGCATTCATCCTAGAACGACGGTACGATCATCCTTCAGCTGGAGCGAGCAGTCCGGAGGATTTCACAGGTGGGAATCGGGTGGACCAGGGCGACTTCTTCATCAGCTACTGCCAGCGCGACCGGGACTGGGCCGAATGGATCGCCTGGCAGCTGCAGGAGGTCGGTTATCGCGTGTTTCTCC
Coding sequences within:
- a CDS encoding DUF309 domain-containing protein, translating into MSRPGERPRDALGRPLPHGETGVPPLASSAPLPPAAALAEAQRLLDAGLPFQAHEVLEAVWKSPETDPGERGLWRGLAQLAVGVTHLARGNVKGGVAVLRRGAANLIPYADRPPHGVAVPGLLAWVDLRIADIGRAHPGLPCITARTAPADGGPRLVG